From Staphylococcus sp. M0911, a single genomic window includes:
- the graF gene encoding glycopeptide resistance-associated protein GraF, with amino-acid sequence MSNEEFAKKSAEKAKEAEEKLKEQKEEKTNDTEQTKKDIDDALN; translated from the coding sequence ATGAGTAACGAAGAATTTGCAAAAAAATCAGCTGAAAAAGCCAAAGAAGCAGAAGAGAAATTAAAAGAACAAAAAGAAGAAAAAACAAATGATACAGAACAAACTAAAAAAGATATTGATGACGCATTAAATTAA
- a CDS encoding ECF transporter S component codes for MSKGLKLSEILVTVLISVIFAIIYNLWWLFYNVAQVAGLHLEQLTYGVWFMAAIVCYLIIPKPGIALLAEFAAGAGETIVMGKFDIPTIIYALLQGLACEIVFAIFKYQSRSVMVAMLAGLVTALISFPVDYFYGYLNEVAGWNLILFIVFRAISGIIIAGLLSYLLVKALDQTGVTKVFRPASKDDYDTL; via the coding sequence ATGTCAAAAGGTTTAAAGCTTTCTGAGATATTAGTAACAGTACTTATCTCTGTCATTTTTGCCATTATTTATAACTTATGGTGGCTATTTTATAATGTTGCACAAGTCGCTGGTTTACACCTTGAACAATTAACATATGGTGTATGGTTTATGGCTGCGATTGTTTGTTATTTAATTATTCCTAAGCCAGGTATCGCCTTACTTGCTGAGTTTGCTGCAGGTGCCGGTGAAACAATTGTGATGGGTAAATTTGATATACCTACAATCATCTATGCCCTACTACAAGGTTTAGCTTGTGAGATTGTCTTTGCTATATTCAAATACCAGTCTCGTTCAGTCATGGTAGCTATGCTTGCGGGATTAGTGACTGCACTTATTTCATTCCCAGTCGACTATTTTTATGGTTATTTAAATGAAGTTGCTGGATGGAACTTAATTTTATTCATTGTTTTCCGTGCGATTAGTGGCATTATCATTGCTGGTTTATTATCTTATTTATTGGTTAAAGCATTGGATCAAACTGGTGTAACTAAAGTATTCAGACCCGCTTCTAAAGATGATTACGATACATTATAA
- a CDS encoding ABC transporter ATP-binding protein, which translates to MLKVTNLRLKYPNGYRKIFDNLNIEIKDKEKVLLLGPSGSGKSTLLNVLSGIVPNLIELPMKYDELQINQHNGVIFQDPDSQFCMPKVYEELAFVLENRQVPRQDMDEAISQALASVNLNVNENTQINQLSGGMKQKLAIVETILQQADTLFLDEPTAMLDVNATSDLWQRLIKLWKDQTVLIVEHKVEHIWQHVDRVLLMNYEGQIIADDTPNHILKHYEHLLSEYGVWHPNAWHYAPKPKYMAPSSEAPLFKFENGAVIRNKKDLFKVDQLAIHSGEWITITGQNGTGKTSLLESILQLIKYKGVMTFQGQELRKIKDAAKHMYLVYQNPELQFITNSVYDEILIHFNHLDSSIAESKTLDLLDLLDLTNVKNQHPYELSMGQKRRLSVATALNSNADIILLDEPTFGLDSHNTFQLIKLFQERVSKGQSIIMVTHDPEIIKRYPTRQWIIENQYLTEIKGDQHV; encoded by the coding sequence GTGTTGAAAGTTACAAATTTACGTTTGAAATATCCTAATGGATATCGAAAAATTTTTGATAATCTAAATATAGAAATTAAAGATAAAGAAAAAGTACTTTTACTAGGACCGTCCGGTTCTGGTAAAAGTACACTTTTAAATGTATTAAGTGGTATTGTACCCAATTTAATAGAATTACCTATGAAATATGACGAATTGCAAATCAATCAGCATAATGGAGTTATCTTCCAAGATCCGGATTCACAATTTTGTATGCCTAAAGTTTATGAAGAACTTGCCTTTGTTTTAGAGAACAGACAAGTGCCAAGACAAGATATGGATGAAGCCATCAGCCAAGCATTAGCATCAGTAAATTTAAATGTAAACGAAAATACACAAATCAATCAATTAAGTGGCGGTATGAAGCAAAAATTAGCTATAGTTGAAACCATATTACAACAAGCAGATACGCTATTTTTAGATGAACCCACTGCAATGTTAGATGTTAATGCGACATCAGATTTATGGCAACGTTTAATCAAGCTCTGGAAAGACCAAACAGTACTTATAGTCGAACATAAGGTCGAACATATTTGGCAACATGTGGATAGAGTTTTATTAATGAACTATGAAGGACAAATTATTGCTGATGATACGCCAAATCATATTTTAAAGCATTATGAACATTTACTTAGTGAATACGGCGTGTGGCATCCAAATGCATGGCATTACGCTCCTAAGCCAAAATATATGGCTCCCTCATCTGAAGCGCCATTATTTAAATTTGAAAATGGTGCTGTTATTCGTAATAAGAAAGATTTATTCAAAGTGGATCAATTAGCTATTCATTCAGGTGAGTGGATCACGATAACTGGTCAAAATGGTACTGGTAAAACCTCATTATTAGAATCCATATTACAATTAATCAAATATAAAGGCGTAATGACATTTCAAGGTCAGGAATTGCGTAAAATTAAAGATGCTGCAAAGCACATGTATCTTGTGTATCAGAATCCAGAACTTCAATTTATCACTAACTCTGTCTATGATGAAATATTGATTCATTTTAACCATTTAGATTCATCTATTGCAGAATCTAAAACCCTCGACTTATTAGATTTACTAGACTTAACCAATGTTAAAAATCAACATCCTTACGAATTATCAATGGGTCAAAAACGTAGGTTAAGTGTAGCAACGGCATTAAATTCAAATGCAGATATCATCCTTTTAGATGAACCAACATTTGGTTTGGATAGCCACAATACATTTCAATTAATAAAACTATTTCAAGAGAGAGTATCTAAGGGGCAAAGTATCATTATGGTTACACATGATCCAGAGATTATTAAACGCTATCCAACACGTCAATGGATAATTGAAAACCAATATTTAACAGAAATCAAAGGTGATCAACATGTTTGA
- a CDS encoding energy-coupling factor transporter transmembrane component T, whose translation MFEHWKIRPTFMDDVNIITKLVLGVLLFFFIIFIHNFDFMIYIVCLMFIFLLMFNGTQFKITGAFILATTFFALLSSLFMILYGDGDHILFKFVIIQISTESIVRGIHLSLRTITVSMFGILIALTSQVVMIFYSLMQHLKVKPKVAYAFMAAIRMIPLIISSLIQLRRSLKMRYQMINKSNYRGFKRLKHLIIPLLSQNIRRAHQLSVAMESKGFKDGPRTYYYHAPFSYKDIILIICLLIIIGLSYYLSSTLPITGIHDVRIGRLE comes from the coding sequence ATGTTTGAACATTGGAAAATTAGACCCACCTTTATGGATGACGTCAATATTATCACTAAACTCGTTTTAGGCGTTTTACTATTTTTCTTTATTATTTTTATTCATAATTTTGACTTTATGATTTACATCGTTTGTCTCATGTTTATCTTTTTACTTATGTTTAACGGAACGCAATTTAAAATTACTGGTGCTTTTATACTAGCAACCACGTTCTTTGCTCTATTGTCATCACTATTCATGATTTTATACGGTGATGGTGACCACATTTTATTTAAATTTGTCATCATTCAAATTAGTACGGAAAGTATCGTCAGAGGTATTCACCTTTCTCTTCGTACAATTACAGTGTCGATGTTTGGTATTCTTATAGCATTAACGTCACAAGTAGTCATGATTTTTTATAGTCTAATGCAACATTTAAAAGTAAAGCCTAAAGTTGCCTATGCCTTTATGGCCGCAATTAGAATGATACCGTTAATCATCAGTTCTTTAATTCAATTACGTCGTTCTTTAAAAATGAGATATCAAATGATAAACAAATCTAATTATAGAGGGTTCAAAAGACTTAAACATTTAATTATTCCGTTATTAAGTCAAAACATACGACGTGCACATCAACTATCTGTTGCAATGGAGTCTAAAGGTTTTAAAGATGGCCCTAGAACGTATTATTATCATGCACCTTTCTCATACAAAGATATTATATTGATTATATGTTTATTAATTATTATAGGACTTTCTTATTATTTATCATCTACCTTGCCAATAACTGGTATCCATGATGTTCGAATAGGTAGATTAGAATAA